In Rhizobium gallicum bv. gallicum R602sp, the following proteins share a genomic window:
- a CDS encoding acetyl-CoA carboxylase biotin carboxyl carrier protein, whose product MDLSKIKTLIAFVGRSNISELTVTEKGVTVRIFTTPGQAASQGAAQAPKAASAGSIESARDASSATAETSAFPVKAPVFGVLHRAPAPGQEPFVKVGDVVEEGQTLFIIEAMKVFNKIAAPHAGRIARLTEVDGGEVETGDVLAEIA is encoded by the coding sequence ATGGACCTGTCGAAGATAAAGACGCTAATCGCTTTTGTCGGGCGATCGAACATTAGCGAGCTGACGGTGACGGAAAAAGGCGTCACCGTTCGGATCTTCACGACCCCCGGTCAGGCAGCATCACAGGGCGCGGCGCAAGCGCCGAAGGCGGCATCAGCTGGTTCCATCGAGTCCGCTCGCGATGCGTCTTCGGCAACTGCCGAGACCTCGGCTTTCCCCGTGAAGGCGCCTGTCTTCGGCGTCCTGCATCGGGCGCCTGCACCAGGCCAGGAGCCGTTCGTCAAGGTCGGCGACGTGGTGGAGGAAGGACAAACCCTTTTCATCATCGAAGCGATGAAGGTCTTCAACAAAATTGCCGCGCCGCATGCCGGCCGCATTGCGCGACTGACCGAAGTCGACGGCGGAGAAGTCGAGACAGGCGACGTGCTGGCGGAGATTGCGTAA
- a CDS encoding Gfo/Idh/MocA family protein: MSQKIVLMGAGLIGREHAAMLRANPRVELVGIADVSEAAKAVADEFSARFFTDVREMLDRMKPDGAIIALPNALHVEAALACVERNVPCMVEKPIADSLEAAMRLVTEAEKAGVPVLIGHQRRHSPDIAKARQIVRDGALGRLVAVNAMWMTDKPVPYFDVAWRRLPGGGPLLINLIHDVDCLRFICGDINEVMAFTSNAIRSFEVEDTASVSVRFAGGALGTLLMSDAAVSPFNWDTAAGQALYFPHQPENSYHLAGTKATLSIPGMDIWRHETEAGHWQHALVRQHVTLDGSRAYENQLDHFADVIEGKAEPLISARDGAITLATVLAISRAGREHRTVTVSEMLA; encoded by the coding sequence GTGTCGCAGAAAATCGTGCTGATGGGAGCAGGGCTGATCGGGCGGGAACATGCCGCGATGCTGCGCGCCAATCCCCGGGTAGAGCTGGTGGGCATCGCAGACGTCTCCGAGGCGGCGAAAGCCGTCGCCGACGAGTTCAGCGCCCGGTTTTTCACGGACGTGCGCGAGATGCTTGACCGGATGAAACCAGACGGTGCCATCATCGCCCTGCCGAATGCCCTGCATGTGGAAGCGGCGCTCGCATGCGTCGAGCGCAACGTTCCCTGCATGGTCGAAAAACCGATCGCCGACTCGCTCGAAGCCGCGATGCGGCTCGTCACGGAGGCCGAGAAGGCGGGCGTGCCGGTGCTCATCGGTCATCAGCGCCGCCACAGCCCGGATATCGCCAAGGCCCGTCAGATCGTTCGCGACGGCGCGCTCGGTCGACTGGTCGCGGTCAACGCCATGTGGATGACGGACAAGCCGGTTCCGTACTTCGACGTGGCGTGGCGCCGCCTGCCGGGAGGCGGCCCGCTCCTCATCAACCTCATCCACGACGTCGACTGCCTCCGCTTCATCTGCGGCGATATCAATGAGGTCATGGCATTCACGTCCAACGCCATACGGTCGTTTGAAGTCGAGGACACGGCGAGCGTCAGCGTCCGCTTCGCGGGCGGCGCTCTCGGGACGCTTTTGATGAGCGATGCGGCCGTATCGCCGTTCAACTGGGATACGGCGGCCGGCCAAGCGCTCTACTTTCCGCATCAACCGGAAAATTCCTATCATCTTGCAGGCACGAAGGCTACGCTGTCGATACCAGGCATGGATATCTGGCGGCATGAGACGGAAGCCGGTCACTGGCAGCATGCTCTGGTGCGCCAGCACGTTACCCTCGACGGCAGCCGCGCCTACGAAAACCAGCTCGACCATTTCGCCGATGTGATCGAAGGCAAGGCCGAACCGCTCATTTCCGCCCGAGATGGCGCGATAACGCTCGCGACGGTGCTGGCGATCTCCCGGGCGGGCCGGGAGCATCGGACGGTCACTGTCTCCGAAATGCTCGCCTGA
- a CDS encoding amylo-alpha-1,6-glucosidase translates to MPVHSQEIASPAVRGGGPPVQFFIPAAASLQERRPRTLKHGDTFCVFDHNGDALSGPGSPEGLFHRDTRHLSHLYLTVGGQRPLLLSSSLRDDNATLTCDLTNTDLYDHDRLAIAHDLIHVRRSRFLWQGSLHERMTVRNFDDVLHTVSLEIAFGADFADLFEVRGTSRARRGKIGSPIVNSDSIFLSYDGLDGRKRVTRISFSPPPAELSAGKVRFELDLQPQRTQTFFLRIDCNPADEDKAGLKPFFIAMRDARRALRTSSKRAASIISSNDIFNEMVQRSMSDLYMLVTDTAEGPYPYAGIPWFSTVFGRDALITALETLWLDPAIANGVLRHLSANQATEFDPIADAEPGKILHEVRYGEMAELKEVPFRRYYGSVDATPLFVILAGEYFKRTGDLETIRSIWPNIRAALDWIVEHGDRDGDGFVEYGRQTHEGLINQGWKDSQDSIFHADGSLATGPIALAEVQAYAYGAFMAAAELCRKLGERPRAVALTARAVALQKNFDIAFYDEELETYVLALDGSKRPCRVRTSNAGHVLLTGLALPGRAAAVVRTLLSGTSFPGWGIRTVASTEARYNPMSYHNGSIWPHDNALIGIGMARYGLKREAAKILEGLFAAASYIDLRRLPELICGFPRRRAQGPTFYPVACAPQAWAAAAPLSLIQSCLGILFDPIEAQVTFDEPVLPTFLDEVILRNLSIPKGTIDVAIRRSRENVVVDVLDRKGDVKILTAA, encoded by the coding sequence ATGCCGGTGCATAGTCAGGAGATCGCGTCGCCCGCTGTTCGGGGCGGCGGGCCTCCGGTCCAGTTCTTCATTCCTGCAGCTGCGTCTTTGCAGGAGAGGCGGCCGCGCACGTTGAAACATGGCGATACGTTTTGCGTTTTCGACCATAACGGAGATGCTCTGTCAGGCCCAGGCAGTCCAGAGGGACTGTTTCATCGCGACACGCGGCATCTTTCCCACCTCTACCTGACGGTCGGTGGACAGCGCCCGCTTCTCCTGTCGTCGTCGCTCAGGGACGACAATGCGACGTTGACTTGTGATCTAACCAATACAGATCTCTACGACCACGACCGCTTGGCGATCGCCCATGATCTGATCCATGTCCGCAGATCGCGGTTTCTGTGGCAAGGGAGCCTGCATGAACGAATGACAGTGCGCAATTTTGATGATGTGCTACATACGGTTTCCCTGGAGATCGCCTTTGGCGCAGACTTCGCCGATCTTTTCGAAGTGCGTGGTACAAGCCGCGCCCGGCGGGGAAAGATCGGCAGCCCGATCGTCAACAGTGATTCCATTTTCCTGAGCTACGACGGTCTCGATGGCAGGAAAAGGGTCACACGCATCAGCTTCTCGCCTCCGCCTGCCGAACTGAGCGCAGGAAAAGTCCGTTTTGAGCTCGATCTGCAGCCGCAGAGGACTCAGACCTTTTTTCTGCGCATTGATTGCAACCCCGCAGATGAGGACAAAGCGGGTTTGAAACCATTCTTTATCGCCATGCGTGACGCCCGCCGTGCGCTGCGCACCTCATCGAAGCGAGCGGCTTCAATCATTTCATCAAACGACATTTTCAATGAAATGGTCCAACGCAGCATGTCGGATCTCTACATGCTCGTCACGGATACGGCGGAAGGACCTTATCCATACGCCGGAATTCCTTGGTTCAGCACCGTGTTCGGACGCGACGCGTTGATCACGGCGCTCGAGACATTATGGCTGGATCCGGCAATTGCCAATGGGGTCCTGCGGCATCTCTCTGCCAATCAGGCCACTGAATTTGATCCGATCGCCGACGCCGAACCGGGAAAAATTCTTCATGAAGTACGCTACGGCGAAATGGCGGAGCTGAAGGAGGTGCCGTTTCGACGCTATTACGGCAGCGTCGACGCAACACCGCTGTTTGTAATCCTGGCTGGCGAGTACTTCAAAAGGACCGGAGACCTGGAAACAATCAGAAGTATCTGGCCAAACATTCGGGCGGCCCTTGATTGGATCGTCGAGCATGGCGACCGCGACGGTGACGGCTTCGTTGAATACGGCCGACAGACGCACGAAGGGCTGATCAACCAAGGTTGGAAGGACAGCCAAGACAGCATTTTTCATGCCGACGGCTCCTTGGCAACTGGCCCGATCGCGCTCGCCGAAGTGCAGGCCTATGCGTATGGTGCCTTTATGGCAGCAGCAGAGCTTTGCCGCAAACTTGGCGAACGCCCGCGCGCCGTTGCCTTAACGGCACGCGCAGTTGCCCTGCAGAAGAACTTCGACATTGCATTCTATGACGAGGAATTGGAAACGTATGTTCTGGCCCTCGATGGGTCGAAACGCCCCTGCCGCGTGCGCACATCCAATGCCGGACATGTCCTGCTGACGGGCCTTGCGCTTCCGGGACGTGCCGCGGCCGTCGTCCGCACGCTTTTGAGTGGCACTTCGTTTCCTGGTTGGGGAATACGCACAGTGGCATCGACTGAGGCGCGCTACAATCCCATGAGCTATCACAACGGGTCTATCTGGCCTCACGACAATGCGCTGATCGGGATCGGAATGGCGCGTTACGGACTTAAGCGGGAGGCGGCCAAAATTCTCGAGGGGCTGTTTGCCGCGGCGAGCTACATCGATCTCAGGCGATTGCCCGAACTGATCTGCGGCTTTCCTCGTCGCCGCGCTCAAGGACCGACTTTCTATCCGGTAGCTTGCGCGCCGCAGGCCTGGGCGGCGGCGGCCCCCCTGTCGTTAATACAGTCGTGCCTCGGCATTCTCTTCGACCCGATCGAGGCCCAGGTGACCTTCGATGAACCAGTGCTGCCGACGTTCCTCGACGAAGTGATCCTCAGGAACCTTTCGATTCCCAAAGGAACAATCGACGTTGCAATTCGCCGCTCCAGAGAAAATGTGGTGGTCGATGTGCTTGACAGAAAGGGAGATGTCAAGATTTTAACGGCTGCATGA
- a CDS encoding glycosyltransferase family 4 protein, protein MKIAQIAPLAERVPPKFYGGTERIVSYLTEELVRQGHDVTLFASGDSITSAKLVSCSDVALRLHTSIKDPLPYQVVMLEQIRRRAQDFDVLHFHIDFLHFPVIREFADRTVTTLHGRLDLPDLKPLYRTFADIPLVSISNDQRVPMPPVGWAGTVYHGLPTDVLPFAERPSGGYLAFLGRISPEKRPDIAIEIAARVGMPLKIAAKVDAVDYVYWDSVIKPMVEMHRNVEFIGEINEHQKASFLGNASALLFPIDWPEPFGLVMIEAMACGTPVLAFRRGSVPEIIEDGVSGIAVDSVAEAIENIEWLLKLDRRQVRAAFERRFTAERMAGDYLAIYQGLPGVRSKAAPLRRAAGGTTELQIVA, encoded by the coding sequence ATGAAGATCGCTCAGATAGCACCACTTGCAGAACGAGTTCCGCCGAAATTCTACGGAGGGACGGAACGGATCGTCTCGTACCTGACAGAGGAGCTCGTCCGGCAGGGACATGACGTGACCTTGTTCGCCAGCGGCGATTCCATTACGTCCGCTAAACTTGTTTCCTGCTCCGACGTCGCCCTTCGTCTCCATACCAGCATAAAAGACCCTTTGCCGTACCAGGTCGTGATGTTGGAACAAATCCGCCGGCGCGCTCAGGATTTCGATGTGTTGCATTTCCACATTGATTTCCTGCATTTTCCGGTGATCCGGGAATTTGCCGATCGAACGGTCACAACGCTCCACGGAAGGCTGGATCTTCCCGACCTGAAGCCCCTGTATAGAACGTTCGCGGACATTCCACTCGTGTCGATCTCAAACGATCAACGCGTGCCAATGCCTCCCGTTGGTTGGGCAGGAACCGTCTATCACGGGTTGCCCACCGATGTCCTTCCGTTCGCCGAACGTCCAAGCGGCGGATATCTCGCTTTCCTCGGGCGAATTTCACCAGAAAAGCGTCCTGACATCGCAATCGAGATTGCAGCGCGCGTTGGCATGCCACTCAAGATCGCCGCCAAGGTGGATGCCGTCGACTACGTCTATTGGGACAGCGTCATCAAGCCGATGGTCGAGATGCATCGAAATGTGGAATTCATCGGCGAAATCAACGAGCATCAGAAGGCTAGCTTCCTGGGCAACGCCAGTGCTCTTCTTTTCCCGATCGACTGGCCGGAGCCCTTTGGGTTGGTCATGATCGAAGCCATGGCCTGCGGGACGCCGGTGCTGGCATTCCGTCGCGGCTCGGTTCCGGAAATAATCGAAGATGGCGTTTCGGGGATTGCCGTCGATAGCGTTGCGGAAGCCATTGAAAATATTGAGTGGCTTTTGAAGCTTGATCGCCGGCAGGTCCGCGCAGCATTCGAGCGCCGTTTCACTGCAGAACGCATGGCCGGGGATTATCTGGCAATCTATCAAGGATTGCCTGGTGTGCGCTCGAAAGCTGCGCCGTTACGCCGTGCTGCCGGAGGGACTACAGAACTACAGATAGTCGCATAG
- a CDS encoding Do family serine endopeptidase, producing MTTHSTFAAPAIGAFISFFMVLVPLPALPAEPQTEALAAKAGSLADVLDGVTPAVVNIAVRSGSPGEANPLYNDPFFRRYFNLPDPQPRMSAGSGVIVDAANGYILTNHHVVADADQIMVTLKDRRRLSAELIGSDKATDIALLKISGDNLTALPFGESDKLRVGDTVVAIGNPFGLGQTVTSGIVSALGRSGINIEGYEDFIQTDASINPGNSGGALVSAEGRLVGINTAIIAPAGGNVGIGFAVPIAMASAVMKQLIEHGEVRRGRIGVAIQDLTPDLAQALGIADTKGAVVSSVEERSPAAAAGLQAGDVITNVGDHAIAGSTDLRNRIGLAEVGSEIALTYMRDGARNTARLRIEADRGAAEAQMPDRLGGARFDEGSGSVSVTSVEEGSPAARAGLRRGDVIVAINRKPVSTITDLNAAFEGATETIALELVRDGQKLFLVIR from the coding sequence ATGACGACGCATTCGACCTTTGCAGCACCGGCAATTGGTGCGTTCATTTCATTCTTCATGGTTTTGGTCCCTCTGCCGGCCTTGCCGGCCGAGCCGCAAACGGAGGCCCTTGCTGCCAAGGCGGGTAGTCTTGCCGATGTACTCGATGGTGTGACGCCGGCCGTCGTCAACATCGCCGTGAGATCGGGAAGCCCCGGGGAAGCCAATCCTCTTTACAATGATCCTTTTTTCCGCCGCTACTTCAACCTGCCCGACCCTCAGCCGCGGATGAGCGCCGGTTCCGGCGTCATCGTCGACGCTGCAAACGGCTATATCCTTACCAACCACCACGTCGTTGCGGACGCCGACCAGATCATGGTAACGCTGAAGGACCGCCGACGGCTTTCTGCTGAGCTGATCGGGAGCGACAAGGCGACCGATATCGCATTGCTGAAGATTAGCGGTGACAATTTGACGGCGCTGCCCTTTGGCGAATCCGACAAACTGCGGGTCGGCGACACCGTCGTCGCAATCGGCAATCCGTTCGGCCTTGGCCAAACGGTCACGTCAGGCATCGTCAGCGCACTTGGACGAAGCGGCATCAATATCGAGGGCTATGAAGACTTCATTCAAACGGACGCATCAATCAACCCGGGGAATTCCGGGGGCGCCCTGGTGAGCGCCGAGGGCCGTTTGGTCGGGATCAATACTGCAATCATCGCGCCAGCGGGCGGGAACGTCGGCATCGGGTTTGCCGTTCCGATTGCGATGGCCTCAGCGGTGATGAAACAGCTCATCGAGCACGGCGAGGTGCGCCGTGGCCGCATCGGCGTTGCCATCCAGGATTTGACCCCTGACCTTGCACAGGCGCTTGGAATTGCCGACACCAAGGGCGCAGTTGTGAGCAGCGTTGAGGAGCGCTCGCCGGCTGCGGCTGCCGGGTTGCAGGCCGGCGATGTGATAACCAATGTCGGCGATCACGCGATCGCGGGCTCAACTGATCTTCGCAACCGGATTGGCCTTGCCGAGGTAGGCTCTGAAATCGCACTTACGTATATGCGCGATGGTGCGCGCAACACGGCAAGGTTGCGCATCGAAGCCGATCGTGGCGCAGCAGAAGCCCAGATGCCTGATCGGTTGGGCGGCGCGCGATTTGACGAAGGGTCCGGCAGTGTCTCGGTGACCAGTGTCGAGGAAGGCAGCCCAGCCGCGCGTGCCGGACTTCGCCGCGGCGATGTGATCGTTGCCATCAATCGCAAGCCGGTCTCGACAATTACGGATTTGAACGCGGCGTTTGAAGGAGCGACTGAAACGATCGCGCTCGAACTCGTTCGCGACGGTCAGAAACTGTTCCTCGTGATCCGCTGA
- a CDS encoding Hsp20 family protein — MRSTFDFSPLFRSSVGFDRMLNALEAASQTMPAENWPPYDIVKSGEDDYRIVMAVAGFSQDDLSITHEQNMLIVSGEKADKDAVQYLHRGIPSHMFERRFELADHVKVTAAKLVDGLLTIDLNREIPEEMKPRRIEIAAETALQQGKVHQIDAEAAA, encoded by the coding sequence ATGAGAAGCACTTTCGATTTCTCTCCGCTCTTCCGGTCGAGCGTCGGCTTCGACCGAATGTTGAACGCACTTGAGGCTGCGAGCCAAACGATGCCTGCGGAAAACTGGCCCCCGTACGACATCGTGAAGTCCGGCGAGGACGACTATCGTATCGTCATGGCGGTGGCCGGCTTCTCGCAAGACGATCTGAGCATCACTCATGAGCAGAATATGCTGATCGTATCGGGCGAAAAGGCTGACAAGGATGCTGTGCAGTACCTGCATCGCGGCATTCCAAGCCATATGTTCGAGCGTCGCTTCGAGCTTGCCGACCATGTCAAGGTCACGGCAGCCAAGCTTGTCGATGGTCTGCTGACGATAGACCTGAACCGCGAAATCCCCGAGGAGATGAAGCCGCGCCGCATCGAGATCGCAGCCGAAACGGCACTCCAGCAGGGGAAGGTGCATCAGATCGACGCCGAGGCGGCGGCTTAA
- the tauA gene encoding taurine ABC transporter substrate-binding protein translates to MNIKKLLTAVVFGVGSLTIAAVAADAADRKVVVAYQTDALPSSVAIANGDFAKETGYDIDFRKFNSGAEIFAAIASGDVQIGYVGSSPFAAAASRGLEVKAFYLSSISGIDEALVVRNGAGIESLNDLRGKKLAAAPVSTDHYQLLALIKSLGLSERDVQVFAIPQPEIVASYNRGDIDGGFVWDPALTELKKNGKVLVTSKDVADRGAPTFSAWVATSQFAADNPKFLKSFASVITKNYASFAADKAAWGPDSDNAKSLAKLLGGTAEQQAAALKNLTLLTPEVQASVAWLGGGEKSGAAKILKDTAAFLKEQGKVSEVLPNYGNFVTADALNNATN, encoded by the coding sequence ATGAATATCAAAAAACTACTGACTGCAGTCGTGTTCGGCGTCGGCAGCCTGACCATCGCAGCTGTCGCAGCTGATGCAGCGGACAGGAAGGTTGTCGTCGCTTATCAGACCGATGCCCTTCCCTCGTCCGTTGCCATCGCCAATGGCGACTTTGCGAAGGAGACCGGATACGATATTGACTTCCGCAAATTCAACTCCGGCGCCGAGATCTTCGCCGCCATCGCCTCCGGTGACGTACAGATCGGCTATGTCGGCTCGAGCCCGTTTGCAGCTGCGGCCTCACGCGGGCTGGAGGTCAAGGCCTTCTACCTCTCGTCGATCTCGGGCATCGACGAAGCGCTGGTCGTGCGCAACGGCGCGGGCATTGAGAGCCTTAATGATCTCAGGGGCAAGAAGCTTGCAGCAGCGCCGGTTTCCACCGACCACTATCAACTGCTCGCGCTTATCAAGTCACTCGGCCTGTCCGAGAGGGATGTTCAGGTCTTCGCAATTCCCCAGCCTGAGATCGTTGCGAGCTATAACCGCGGCGACATCGACGGCGGCTTCGTCTGGGACCCGGCGCTGACCGAACTCAAGAAGAACGGCAAGGTGCTCGTTACATCCAAGGATGTCGCCGACAGGGGCGCGCCGACTTTCTCCGCCTGGGTGGCGACATCGCAATTTGCGGCAGACAATCCCAAATTCCTGAAGAGCTTCGCTTCTGTCATCACCAAGAACTATGCATCGTTCGCAGCCGACAAGGCGGCATGGGGTCCAGACAGCGACAACGCCAAGTCGCTTGCCAAGCTCCTGGGTGGCACCGCTGAACAGCAGGCTGCGGCTCTCAAGAACCTGACGCTTTTGACGCCAGAAGTGCAGGCGTCCGTCGCCTGGCTTGGCGGCGGCGAGAAGTCTGGCGCGGCGAAGATCCTCAAGGACACCGCAGCCTTCCTGAAAGAACAGGGCAAAGTGTCGGAGGTCCTGCCGAACTACGGCAACTTTGTCACCGCCGACGCGCTGAACAACGCCACGAACTGA
- a CDS encoding taurine ABC transporter ATP-binding protein: protein MLKVDHASVFFAARDGRTIHALDRVSFDIPESGFVVALGASGCGKSTLLNAIAGFLPLSEGAITLDGRAVQRPGADRGVVFQRDSLLPWTSVVENVALGLKFAGVKRQARNDLALELLRLVGLAEFAKSFPHELSGGMRQRVGIARALATDPDILLMDEPFGALDSLTREQMQELLVSVWAKTAKKIFFITHSIEEALFLGTQVLLMSPRPGRVIAHFDLDFVKRFAETGDARSIKASPEFAQLREEIRSILHRGNDFRSAA from the coding sequence ATGTTGAAAGTCGATCATGCCAGCGTTTTCTTTGCGGCCCGCGATGGCCGAACCATTCATGCGCTGGATCGGGTATCGTTCGATATCCCCGAGAGCGGTTTCGTCGTCGCGCTCGGTGCTTCGGGGTGCGGCAAGTCTACCCTTCTCAACGCCATCGCAGGGTTTCTTCCGCTCTCGGAGGGAGCGATCACACTCGATGGCCGTGCCGTCCAACGCCCTGGCGCCGATCGCGGCGTCGTCTTCCAAAGGGATTCGCTTCTTCCATGGACGTCCGTCGTCGAAAACGTGGCTCTCGGTTTGAAGTTCGCTGGCGTCAAGAGGCAGGCGCGAAATGACCTGGCATTGGAATTGCTCCGTCTCGTCGGCCTTGCCGAATTCGCCAAGTCCTTTCCCCACGAGCTTTCCGGCGGCATGCGCCAGCGCGTCGGAATCGCCCGTGCTCTCGCGACCGATCCGGACATCCTGTTGATGGACGAGCCCTTCGGCGCGCTCGACAGCCTGACGCGGGAGCAGATGCAGGAACTATTGGTTTCTGTCTGGGCGAAAACCGCCAAAAAAATCTTCTTCATCACCCATTCGATCGAAGAAGCGCTGTTTCTCGGCACTCAGGTCCTGTTGATGTCGCCGCGGCCGGGCCGCGTCATAGCTCATTTCGATCTCGATTTCGTAAAGCGCTTTGCCGAAACGGGCGATGCCCGCTCCATCAAGGCCTCGCCGGAGTTCGCGCAGTTACGCGAGGAGATCCGCAGCATTCTCCACCGAGGCAACGATTTCAGGAGCGCCGCATGA
- a CDS encoding ABC transporter permease subunit, producing the protein MSEVTDTSSLATALASPQVKLVKMASFGVGEQPTVSISITTGVAIVVFWWLVSELGLVPHLFLPRPNEVLTQISAVYRDGYAGASLFEHISASLFRIVVAGIVAVSAGIPLGLLMGLNRWAKGILDTPIEFYWPLPPLSYLPLMIIWLGIGETSKITLLVLAMFAPICLSAQAGVRSLPIERVNAARSLGASRLQLFIDIVLPSALPEILTGVRIAVGIGWGTLVAAELIASTRGIGFMIMSASQFLATDVVFVGIGMIAICAFAFSAAIRFLEALLVPWKGKL; encoded by the coding sequence ATGAGCGAGGTAACAGATACATCTTCACTCGCCACGGCGCTTGCGAGCCCGCAGGTCAAGCTCGTGAAAATGGCGAGTTTCGGCGTCGGCGAACAGCCGACGGTTTCGATCAGCATCACAACTGGGGTGGCGATTGTCGTTTTCTGGTGGCTCGTCTCAGAACTCGGTCTCGTTCCACATCTTTTCCTTCCGCGGCCTAACGAAGTCCTCACTCAGATCAGCGCCGTCTATCGCGATGGTTATGCGGGTGCGTCCCTGTTCGAGCATATTAGCGCCAGCCTGTTCCGCATCGTCGTTGCCGGGATCGTCGCGGTTAGCGCGGGCATTCCGCTGGGCCTGCTGATGGGGCTCAATCGATGGGCAAAGGGCATTCTTGACACGCCCATCGAGTTCTACTGGCCGCTTCCTCCCCTCTCCTATCTACCCTTGATGATCATTTGGCTCGGCATTGGCGAGACATCGAAAATCACGTTGCTGGTGCTCGCGATGTTCGCTCCCATCTGCCTATCGGCCCAGGCCGGTGTCCGCTCCTTGCCGATCGAGCGCGTCAACGCGGCCCGCTCGCTGGGTGCAAGCCGCCTGCAGCTTTTCATAGATATCGTACTGCCATCGGCACTGCCTGAAATCTTGACTGGAGTGCGAATCGCCGTCGGCATCGGCTGGGGAACCCTTGTCGCTGCCGAGTTGATCGCCTCCACACGGGGTATCGGCTTCATGATCATGTCGGCCTCCCAATTCCTCGCAACCGACGTCGTCTTCGTTGGCATCGGCATGATCGCCATCTGCGCTTTCGCATTTTCCGCCGCGATCCGGTTTTTGGAGGCTCTGCTGGTGCCCTGGAAGGGGAAACTTTGA